In a genomic window of Narcine bancroftii isolate sNarBan1 chromosome 7, sNarBan1.hap1, whole genome shotgun sequence:
- the clybl gene encoding citramalyl-CoA lyase, mitochondrial isoform X5, with the protein MVRLCHPTEEARQTIAKMLRHPHMGHTELCVRINSVSSGLAELDMEVILSSKDLPSTLMLPKVESTEDIKWFTDRFAKHSKGRTAEKPMNLITFVETAVGLLHFKDICEEAQHLGAPAGFQLDGVIFGSDDFCASVGATRTEDAQELIYARQKVVVTAKAFGLQAIDLVYIDYKDEKGLSKQSREGALMGFTGKQVIHPNQIPIVQEAFSPSVERVKWAWELIEAFEEHQKLGKGAFTLHGSMIDMPSLKQAQNIVTMAKAIKER; encoded by the exons GAAGAGGCGAGACAGACAATTGCAAAGATGCTCAGACATCCTCATATGGGCCACACGGAACTTTGCGTTCGCATCAACTCTGTCTCAAGTGGCCTTGCTGAGCTTGACATGGAAGTCATCTTATCCTCCAAAGACCTCCCTTCAACTTTGATGCTCCCCAAAGTTGAAAGCACCGAAGATATAAAATGG TTTACAGATAGATTTGCAAAACACTCGAAGGGTCGGACAGCCGAGAAGCCAATGAATTTAATCACTTTTGTGGAGACAGCAGTAGGATTGCTGCATTTCAAG GATATATGTGAAGAAGCACAACATCTGGGAGCACCTGCCGGTTTCCAACTTGATGGAGTAATATTTGGATCAGATGATTTCTGTGCCAGTGTAG GTGCTACACGAACTGAAGATGCTCAGGAGCTTATATATGCAAGGCAGAAGGTTGTTGTAACAGCAAAGGCTTTTGGCCTGCAAGCCATCGATCTGGTTTACATTGACTACAAAGATGAGAAAGGCCTAAGCAAGCAATCGAGAGAGGGTGCCCTGATGGGGTTCACTG GTAAACAAGTGATCCACCCTAATCAGATTCCAATTGTGCAGGAAGCCTTTTCTCCAAGTGTCGAGAGAGTGAAGTGGGCTTGGGAATTAATTGAGGCTTTTGAAGAGCATCAAAAACTGggaaag GGAGCCTTCACTTTACATGGAAGCATGATCGACATGCCGTCTCTGAAACAAGCACAGAACATTGTCACAATGGCTAAGGCCATCAAGGAAAGGTGA